In the genome of Peromyscus eremicus chromosome 1, PerEre_H2_v1, whole genome shotgun sequence, the window tattctgataaatgGACATAGTGCTAAAGTGTCACCTAAATTCTTGTCTTTATACCCATAGTCTAGTGAATGTATCACCCAATTCtcaccagagaaacttcttttggtAGTTAATACAGATTCCTGACTCTGACCAGTGAAACAGATAAGCTAACTATAGATTCTTCCTCAGCTTCTCCAAATTCAATCCCCCATTTCCATCCTTAGCTCTGTAGCACACAGACAACTATGCCCACCTTCTCCCCCTACTCCCATCTCCAGTGGACCCCACAGGGTCCCCTCTCCTATCCTCCATACCCCTACTACTTGCTTTATCCCCATCCCCAACTCCAAAAgacattccctgggaacccacaggctaCTCCAGCAAAGGAAGCAGGTAAGCAAACTGCAGATCGtcacctctccttccattcctcaAACTCCAATATGACAATCTCATTCTGAGCTCTATAGCAGACCTTCTACTGTGGCCTCTCCTTACTCTCTGCTCCATTACCAGGGCAATAAGTAGATCCTGGTGTAACACCCTGCTTTGCTCCCTACTGTAAGCATGCTCAGCACAGTACCAGCTCATCCCCATTCCTAAATTCAGAAACTCTATTCCTAATCTCCCAAATCCAGAGAAACATTTTACCTAGAATCCCCAATGGCCACACCCATCAAAATCCCAGAAGAATTTTCTTCCAGGCAACACACACCTACTACACTCTTGAGAACCAGAGAGGAAActgaaaccaaagaacaaaacactcatctaacaaagacaagaccagatatcagctcCTAAATGTAACCAGAAGACAGAGCATTCTGTCCCAAACACCCTATTATACCTAGCtgttgcttcccaaattaccactcagaggtttatattaattataaatgtttggccaatggctcaggcttgttgCTATCTAGCGCTTACATTTAAagtaacccatatttcttatctatgctttgccgtgtggttcatggcttgttacttcattttctacatgtcttgcttccGTGGCATCTGGTTGGCATCTTCCCCAACTCTGCACTTTTTCAtctcagtcctcagtttgattgtactgCCTAACATTATTCTGCCTCATTATTGGCCAAACAACTTTTATTATCAATCAATGAGAGCAacctattcacagcatacagaaggatatcCCACAACACCTAAAATTACATTTTCCAAATGCCAGATGCCTAGACACTAGCATAAAAATGCAATCAAAAACAGCCAGGACAAAGAATTGGtgttatagaccaatttcccttatgaacatagatgcaacaATTTTCAATGacatacttgcaaactgaatccaagaatacatcaaaaagatcttCTATCATGgacaagtaggctttatcccagagatgcagggatggttcaacatacataaaacaataaatgtaatccagaatataaacaaacttaaagaaaaaaaccacatgatcatttcattagatgagAAAAGGCTgctgacaaaattcaacatccctttatgataaaagtcctagagataCTAAAGATACAAGGGACATAGCTTATAGAAAATCCATAGAAACCTCAAACTAAATAGAgataaactcaaagcaatttcactaaaatcagggatgagacaaggttgtctactctctccatacttaattcaatatagtacttgaagtcttagctagagtaaTATGACAATTGGAGATCAAGagtatacaaattggaaagaagaaagtgaaaatgtatttatttccagatgttattgctgtgggatggtctgtatgtcaaattgctctgattggtcaataaataaaacactgattagccagtggccaggcaggaagtataggtgggactaacagagaacgGGAAGGCGGAggaagtcactgccagccaccgccatgacaagcagcacgtgaagacaccggtaagccatgagccacgtgacaaggtatagatttatggaaatggattaatttaagctataagaacagttatcaagaagcctgccatggccatacagtttgtaagcaatataagtctctgtgtttacttggttgggtctgagcggctgtgggtctggcaggtaacaaagatttgtcctgactgtgggcaaggcaggaaaactctagcatgTTATGGTAATATACATAAGTAACCCTAAAATTCCATAACAGAACTCCTAGAGTTgaaaaacactttcagcaaactagatgaatacaaaattaactaacaGAAATCAGTAGACTTCCTATATataatgataaatggactgagaaagaaatcaaggagacaacaacacctttcacaagagcctcaaataatataaaatatcttggggtaactctaaccaaccAAGTGAGAGATTTATGAATTGCatgataaaaatttcaagtctttgaagaaagaagttgtaaaagatatcagaagataaaaagatctcccattctcatggattaatatgattaacatagtaaaaatggccatcctaccaataGCAGTCTATACTTTCAATACAATAAGCATTggaattccaacacaattcttcacagatcttaaaaggtcaaTTCTCAGCTTCATGTGCAAAAACAAAGAGCacagatagctaaaacaatcctgaacaataaaagaactgctggtggtttcaccattcctgatttcaatgctataataataaaaacagcatgatattggcacaaaaacagacatattgattgATGGAATTgagttgaagacccagacatagatcaacatacctatgaacacctgattttttttataaagaagccataaATAAACACTGGAGAAAatatcatcttcaacaaatggtgctggtcaaactggattgctgcatgtagaagaatgcaaatagagcCATACTTATCAACTTGCACAAAAACTCATCTCCAAATAAATCAAATACATCAACATAAATcagataccctgaatctgatagaagagaaagtggggaatattcTTGAACTCATTGATACAggagactttctgaacagaacagtTAACACAGCACTAAactcaacaaataataaatgagacctaaagaaaatgagaagcttctgcaaGACAAACGACATAATCATTTGGACAGAGCAGCAgtctagagaatgggaaaagatgttcAACAACTCCATAATCTATAGAGaactaataaccaaaatatataaagaaatcaagaaactagacaccttGTCTGTGATAATCAAGCTTCTCTTAATGAGTTCCTCATTTTCATTCTAAGTTTACAACCTTTCAAACACTCTTCACTCAGAACAACCCTGAACATGCTTATTACTCAACATGTGCAATGCAATCTTTAttcaaaatattcaatatatataatacaaaatatacatatttaaaatattttaaaatatacatcacaGCGAACCTTCAAATGAAATCTGTCTACAATGACACTCAATATTCTTGGGAAAGTCTGTATAGCTGGGCCTTGGCCTACAAAATCAATAACTTTGTGGTTATATTTTTTCTCTTGGAATTTATGCCTAACTCTCTCCTTGATAGACAGGCCATGATTCTTAGATACGCTAACATGTAAAATTATCTAACACTGTATCTTTTACTTAGTAGTCTATAAATGAAGGTTCTTATCTTCCTTGGTGTTCAATGTTCTTTAATAATTCCTAATTTTACATACAACTTTATAGCTCACAAATAGCTCTAATAATGGCTTCTTATTAAATTTGTTGTTTAATTTAGTTCATAATCATTGTAGATAACATGAAATGTTTCCATTTTCAAAACTTAAAACTTGtctaaagaaaaacaatgtaacACCTACTGTCATTCAACTCCCATCTGGAACAGCTAAAGTCAGCCTCAAGTGTTTGGTCCTAAGTTGTACAATAGAACAATACTTTGATTTACATTtatattcttaataataaaatctggccattttctgtcttaaaataaGCTTTAATAGAGTGTTGTTCATTTTCTcttgttatataatatatatatagttttttttcatCTTCTACATTCATTCAGGCAACTTCTAACAAATGCTTTAAATtattatgttaaataaaataaattacattaacTATAACTTTAAAGACACAAAACTTTTCACTTATTTTTGATCAATGAACTTATTTTCAAAATAGTAAATTCCCTGCTTTCATCTAGTATATAATAAATCTTAACTATATGTTTACAGAGAAATAcagcttttgtatatataaaaattctgtatcaagaaaaagacaatttGGCACAGCAAAATGAAGTGTCTATTTTCTGAGCAGATAAATATGTCTTTTCACAATGCAACtcaaacagaaaaatttaaaaaataaacattttattttcatagttaTATCTCAGTTTTTACAAAACTATTTCTCTATCAAACTGGTAAGTTTTAACCCTCTGTAGTAGCAATTTTGGTTCGAACAAATATCTGGATAATCTTTTTTCGTATTTCCTTGGTCTTCACAGTATAAACTATGGGGTTGAGCACAGGGGGGACAAGAAGGTAAGCGTTTGCCATAAGGGCATGAGTCAGTGGTGACAAGTGCTTTCCAAAGCGATGGATGACTGATACCCCAATCAATGGCACATTAGAAGATAAGTACAGCGCAGATGTGTGAAACACAAGTGTTGAGAGCCTTCAGCCGGCCCTCCCCAGAAGCAATAGCCATCACCGTGCGGAGTATGAACACATAGGAGAAGAGGATAGAGAGGGAGTCAGAGCCCTTGGTGAAGATGACAGCTATAAGGCCATAGAGACTGTTAACACGGGTGCTGGCACAGGCAAGGCGCATCACATCttgatggaggcagaaggaatggGAGAGGATGTTGGAGCGATAAAAAGGGAGCCTCTTGATGAGGAAAGGCACAGGGAAGACCACGCAGACTGCTCTTGACAAGATGAGTATCCCTATTTTACAGACCACACCATTGGTTAAAATGGTGCCGTATCTGAGAGGGTTCCAGATCGCTACAACACGATCGATGGCCATTGCAACTAACACTCCTGACTCAATGGCTGAGAAGGTGTGAATGAAGTACATCTGAATAAGACAACCATCAAAGCTTATAAATTTGTAGTTAAACCAGAATATGCCAAGCATAGAGGGCAGAGTACAAAGGGTGAGCCCCATATCAGCAAATGCCAACATACACAGAAAGTAGTACATAGGAATGTGCAGAGATGATTCAGTCTTGATTGTAGAGATGATAATACCATTGCCAAAGAGAGCAATGACATATATAGCACCCAGTGGGAATGCCATCCAATAATACTTCTGCTCAAGTCCGGGGATTCCAGTTAAAACAAAGTACAGATGCTGGAATTGGGAGTGGTTATGATCTGCCATGAAGTCAATATGATATAGGCATGGAGAGGAATCTTTGGGAATCCTGGTGAGTGTCTTCCTAAAGCAACAATGGTAGGGTTTATTGATGTGTTACAATCTGCCCTCCCCAGGAGTACAGCCATTTTATTTCctcatgagtgtgtatgtgaagtCACTGAAATTACCACTCTAAGGAAGATCTTGGTTGAAGACACATCTAATGGTCCAGGGAAAATGACACACTCAGGTACACATAGTACCGTTAGCTTAAAGAACACAGTGTACTACCATTCTGAGAAGCAAAAATCTCTCATTTCCTATCCTTTCCTCCTCATCAATATCCTATATGTTGACTAATCAGCAACTGAGGAGGTAAAACAACCTCCTTGAAAATCTTTCAACCTTAAGACatagttttctttattaattgaTCAGATTCAGGATTATTAAGAAGCACACATCTTATATTTAGACCCCAGCTCTCCCTGTTATCTCTATGTGATTCACACCTAGGGCAATTCGGTGCCAGTGACTGACTGAGGGCAAATTATACAGTACAATTCTAATGATGTtagtataaaatatgaaattccGATTTGTCATAATGATTGCCACTCCCACTAGTCACACTCCTTGGGCTCTTAAAATGCCTAgttcatatttgtatatttctactcAAAGTACAAAATTCCTtcatccttctgagtctgggtgtAAGCACAGATCGTCCTGAATCCAAACACTTCAGCTACATCCATCATTAAAATGAAAGTGTTTATCTCTTCTAAGTTGCTGAGATATtagtaaaaagcaaaataaatcatgGTTGTGGAAGCAATACTAGAATCCTTTCCAGAGTAAGCTATTTATACTGTCAATATAAGATGCACTGAGGTTCACCTACAGATCATATCATATTACACTTTTCTATTTCTAAGGCACATTTATCATGTAACAC includes:
- the LOC131901602 gene encoding LOW QUALITY PROTEIN: olfactory receptor 51H1-like (The sequence of the model RefSeq protein was modified relative to this genomic sequence to represent the inferred CDS: deleted 1 base in 1 codon), which produces MADHNHSQFQHLYFVLTGIPGLEQKYYWMAFPLGAIYVIALFGNGIIISTIKTESSLHIPMYYFLCMLAFADMGLTLCTLPSMLGIFWFNYKFISFDGCLIQMYFIHTFSAIESGVLVAMAIDRVVAIWNPLRYGTILTNGVVCKIGILILSRAVCVVFPVPFLIKRLPFYRSNILSHSFCLHQDVMRLACASTRVNSLYGLIAVIFTKGSDSLSILFSYVFILRTVMAIASGEGRLKALNTCVSHICAVLIFNVPLIGVSVIHRFGKHLSPLTHALMANAYLLVPPVLNPIVYTVKTKEIRKKIIQIFVRTKIATTEG